The Salarias fasciatus chromosome 12, fSalaFa1.1, whole genome shotgun sequence DNA segment ACATGAGCTTATCTTTAAGTTTATTCACATctaaaaacagtcaaacaacCCCAACAGTGTTTCTCATCTGGTTTCAGATTTACAGTATTTGCGAATTTCAGTAGGATCCAGTTTGCTATTTTGTGGCATTCAAGCATTTAACAAAGCCTCTCTACTCATTAAACTCTTCAGACAGCGTGGGAGTCGAACCTCTTCAATGTCCAGGGATTTAGCGACAGCATGATTTAGAGGTGGAGACATAGTCACATAGTTCCTGTTGTTCTGCTGGGTTTGAGGTTCATGGTGAAgatccagtttaaaaaaacGCAAGTAATACAGAGACAGTATCTGAATATCTGCTATATTGACCTATTTTCtaacactttttttctgttcacaACTGAGGTTTTGTTGAAAAGTCAATGCCTGTTCTGTTAAGCTTCTGCTattcttctgctttttgttctttttcctctctctcagaGCTCCTCCGTGTCTCCATCGGCAAGTTTCCGGGCGGGAGAAAAGCACCGCAGTTCAAGCGATTACTCGTCCGACAGCAAGAAGCAGAAGACGGAGGATAAGGAGCTGACATCCACACGCTATGTGAGTGAAGACGGTCAACTTCACTTTCTTGTGCAcggatgaaaataaaagaaagtctGTTCTTTGGTTACAATGAAAATTACAACGCAAAACGATGTGTCCTTGTTTCTATAAATCCCAGGAAAGTGATGCAGAGAAGAGCGACGACAACTTAGTGGTCGACGTCTCCAACGAGGTCGGAACCCGTGTGCCAGCCGCTTCTCTTTATTGTAACCCGGTCATGAAATCAATCGCCGGTCTGTCATCTTTCACACATGGCAGGATCCGGCGTCCCCTCGAGGAAGTCCCGCCCACTCGCCTCGGGAGAACGGGTTGGACAAAAGTCGACTGTTGAAGAAAGACGCTCCCCTGAGCCCTTCCTCCGtcgcctcctccagcagcacaccTTCCTCCAAGTCCAAAGAGATTAATCTGGTAAGTCATTTGGGTAATTACAGCCTTTTGATCTTCTTTATCGCTATTTCTCGGGGAACTTATCTATTTTAGGCATTCGGAAAAATGTGAAGATGAGATataattcaaagaaaatgaTTCCTACAGATGACAAAATGTGTATTGTCTAAAACTGTAAGTAAAAGGGTTGGAAGGAGAACATCGGGCCTGCTTCTCCACACAATACAAGGCATCGTCTTATCAAATGCCATTGATAATTGTTTTATATCAACGTGTCTTGCCTGATGAAAGGTTAATATTAACATTACTTTCTGTGTCATAGAATGAGAAGTCCACAACTCCTGTGTCCAAGTCCAGCACCCCCACATCTCGCTCCGAAGCCCCCAcccccagcagcacctccacccCGGGCCTGAGGTCGGCGCCCAGCAAGCCTGCGGGCGTCGAGACGCTGGGTGAGTCTTTCATACGGGATTCATGATGAAGTGTCATCATTCCGCCGCCGCTAATGTCGGCCATCTTGCCTCGTAGCTTCTGGCCTCCGCACGCCGCTGGCCGTGCCGTGCTCCTACCCCGGCCCGTTCGGCATGGTTCCTCACCCGGGTATGAACGGCGAGCTGAGCGGAGCCGGAGCGGCGTACACCGGCCTGCATAACATCTCCCCGCAGATGAGTGCTGTGGCCGCCGCTGCCGTGGCGGCCTACGGGCGCACGCAAGTGGTACGAGGGTTACGCACTAACAGCACACCTTGCCAGTTAGGAGGTAGTTATGGGGTtcaacagcaaacaaacaaacgaacaaacaaacacagagacaataTAATTTCCAGAAGTTTATTCTCATGTAAATAGAGCCTAATGTAATCAGTCTTCTTATTTGCATGAGCAGAAATTCATCGTGCTTCTTTCAGGCCCTTCGTGGACTGATGTCTTTATCTTTTATATGACGTCTGTGTCTGGAACCGCCCCCCTGTCCTGCACCTGTTCCTCCATGTATTGTTGCAGTTGTAGTTGTTTGAACGGTTGTGTCTGGCTGACTTGGTTTCCAGGTGGGATTCGATCCTCACCATCACATACGTGTCCCTGGCCTCCCTCCCAACCTGTCCGGCATTCCTGGTGGAAAACCGTACGTCTCCTGCCCTCACTCTCCAGCTGTTAACGAACCGTTtcttccctctgcctctcccagCGCCTCACCCTCTCTCTTCTCGCCGCTCTTCATCCCTCTGCGCGTCCCTCGTCTTTTCCTCCAGGGCCTATTCCTTTCATGTGAGCGCTGATGGACAGATGCAGCCGGTGCCTTTCCCCCCCGACGCGCTGATCGGCCCCGGCATCCCGCGCCACGCTCGACAGATCAATACGCTCAGCCACGGGGAGGTGGTGTGCGCCGTTACCATCAGTAACCCGACTCGCCATGTTTACACTGGCGGCAAAGGCTGCGTCAAAGTGTGGGACATCAGTCATCCCGGCAACAAGACCCCGGTCTCCCAGCTGGACTGTCTGGTAAATCTAACACATCAATACTTTCTCTCTGCACTTGTGCTACATATTGAAGAAGATTTCCTGGTAATTCCTGTCTGCCCCATCAGAACAGAGATAACTACATCCGCTCCTGCCGGCTGCTTCCGGACGGACGGACTCTCATCGTCGGGGGCGAGGCCAGCACTTTGTCCATCTGGGATTTGGCCACACCGACGCCTCGCATCAAAGCGGAGCTGACCTCCTCTGCACCGGCATGTTACGCTCTGGCCATCAGCCCCGACTCCAAAGtctgtttctcctgctgctccgacGGCAACATCGCCGTCTGGGACCTTCACAACCAGACCCTGGTTAGGTAGGAACCCACGCCGCGCTGAATCTCAACCTCGAACCCtgaaagtggaaagaaaaattCATCACTTATCTCCAAGTCTGAAAACAGGTACTCCTGGGTGTCTCTCAACCACGCGGTAATCCTTGATGGAGGCATTTTAAGATGCTCTGACACTGAATTGTTACTGAAGGCCTGTTTCAGTCGGAAGAGAGTCTCCAAACATGACAAAACGCAGAGACGCTCCTTCAGAGAAGTTTCAAGTAGACATCGGGGTTATCCTCAGTGTTCTCAACATACCCAGAGTTCAAACTGTGgaacatttatttcaaattcCGAACACTTGCGAATATTTAAATCTATATTTATGAATCTATTTGCGGCATGCTTTCAGGTATGAATGTTTTAGATAGGAAATGTTTCACTACAGCTAACAGAGCCAACAGCGATTCAACATTCTCACCTGTATACAAGAGAAGcatcacttttatttatttcatgttatttAAAATGAAGACTTATTATAAACACTAAAAAAGGTTTCTCATGAAGGACCCTGACTATATTCAGCAGTGTTTACTCTAAATGAGACGatcattgtgtttgtttttcttcaggcaGTTTCAGGGCCACACGGACGGAGCCAGCTGCATAGACATCTCTAATGACGGCACCAAGCTGTGGACCGGAGGTCTGGACAACACGGTCCGGTCTTGGGACCTGAGAGAGGGacggcagctccagcagcacgaCTTCACCTCCCAGGTGCGCGGAGAACTCACAAACACATTACATCTGCCTTTTTCACCTCAGTAATCTAAATGTAGTGAAGTTTGTTGAGTCCTTCCAGCAGCTAGCCGGTGACCAAAAGCATGATTTCGCACTGTTATTAGCAGTGTTTTGCCACTAAGGTGAAATAAAATGCCACAGATTGATGGAAATGGTGTGACAGGTTATGTCTTTGCCATTTGTAGTTTGTGTGATTACTGTGTGAAGGTTTGATTTATTGTACTAAAGTACAAGCCATGTTCACAACATTTAACTCACACTAAAAGCCAGActgagctttctttttttttctttttttcagcctGTCTTTTTTTAACTAATGATAGTTGCAGTGAGGATTTAcgggttttttcccccctagaCGGAGCAGAAAAGCAGATATAATAGACCCTTACTGCAATTTTCTCGAATAGACCCATTTCACATCTTCAGTGCACACAGGGAGGCGAGTGTGCACTGGAGAGAAGGCAGGGCTGACGGAGAGGAACAAAACCCACACAGttcatcatttttttcaacatttaaaaaaaaaacaaatcaaccaaATATACAGT contains these protein-coding regions:
- the LOC115398168 gene encoding transducin-like enhancer protein 4 isoform X2 gives rise to the protein MIRDLSKMYPPARHPPGQPFKFTVTESCDRIKEEFQFLQAQYHSLKLECEKLASEKTEMQRHYVMYYEMSYGLNIEMHKQAEIVKRLNAICAQVIPFLSQEHQQQVVQAVERAKQVTMAELNAIIGQQQLQAQHLSHGHAIPVPLTPHPAGLQPPLPPGASTASLLALSSALSHQLPLKDERKHHENNSEHPRDRDSVKSSSVSPSASFRAGEKHRSSSDYSSDSKKQKTEDKELTSTRYESDAEKSDDNLVVDVSNEDPASPRGSPAHSPRENGLDKSRLLKKDAPLSPSSVASSSSTPSSKSKEINLNEKSTTPVSKSSTPTSRSEAPTPSSTSTPGLRSAPSKPAGVETLASGLRTPLAVPCSYPGPFGMVPHPGMNGELSGAGAAYTGLHNISPQMSAVAAAAVAAYGRTQVVGFDPHHHIRVPGLPPNLSGIPGGKPAYSFHVSADGQMQPVPFPPDALIGPGIPRHARQINTLSHGEVVCAVTISNPTRHVYTGGKGCVKVWDISHPGNKTPVSQLDCLNRDNYIRSCRLLPDGRTLIVGGEASTLSIWDLATPTPRIKAELTSSAPACYALAISPDSKVCFSCCSDGNIAVWDLHNQTLVRQFQGHTDGASCIDISNDGTKLWTGGLDNTVRSWDLREGRQLQQHDFTSQIFSLGYCPTGEWLAVGMENSNVEVLHVTKPDKYQLHLHESCVLSLRFAHCGKWFVSTGKDNLLNAWRTPYGASIFQSKESSSVLSCDISIDDKYIVTGSGDKKATVYEVIY
- the LOC115398168 gene encoding transducin-like enhancer protein 4 isoform X1: MIRDLSKMYPPARHPVPHQPGQPFKFTVTESCDRIKEEFQFLQAQYHSLKLECEKLASEKTEMQRHYVMYYEMSYGLNIEMHKQAEIVKRLNAICAQVIPFLSQEHQQQVVQAVERAKQVTMAELNAIIGQQLQAQHLSHGHAIPVPLTPHPAGLQPPLPPGASTASLLALSSALSHQLPLKDERKHHENNSEHPRDRDSVKSSSVSPSASFRAGEKHRSSSDYSSDSKKQKTEDKELTSTRYESDAEKSDDNLVVDVSNEDPASPRGSPAHSPRENGLDKSRLLKKDAPLSPSSVASSSSTPSSKSKEINLNEKSTTPVSKSSTPTSRSEAPTPSSTSTPGLRSAPSKPAGVETLASGLRTPLAVPCSYPGPFGMVPHPGMNGELSGAGAAYTGLHNISPQMSAVAAAAVAAYGRTQVVGFDPHHHIRVPGLPPNLSGIPGGKPAYSFHVSADGQMQPVPFPPDALIGPGIPRHARQINTLSHGEVVCAVTISNPTRHVYTGGKGCVKVWDISHPGNKTPVSQLDCLNRDNYIRSCRLLPDGRTLIVGGEASTLSIWDLATPTPRIKAELTSSAPACYALAISPDSKVCFSCCSDGNIAVWDLHNQTLVRQFQGHTDGASCIDISNDGTKLWTGGLDNTVRSWDLREGRQLQQHDFTSQIFSLGYCPTGEWLAVGMENSNVEVLHVTKPDKYQLHLHESCVLSLRFAHCGKWFVSTGKDNLLNAWRTPYGASIFQSKESSSVLSCDISIDDKYIVTGSGDKKATVYEVIY